A section of the Phaseolus vulgaris cultivar G19833 chromosome 8, P. vulgaris v2.0, whole genome shotgun sequence genome encodes:
- the LOC137823993 gene encoding cyclin-dependent kinase C-2-like, with translation MAIAAPGQLNVNESPTCGSRSVDCFEKLEQIGEGTYGQVYMAKEIKTGEIVALKKIRMDNEREGFPITAIREIKILKKLHHENVIKLKEIVTSPGPEKDEQGRPDGNKYKGGIYMVFEYMDHDLTGLADRPGMRFTVPQIKCYMRQLLTGLHYCHVNQVLHRDIKGSNLLIDNEGNLKLADFGLARSFSNDQNANLTNRVITLWYRPPELLLGTTKYGPAVDMWSVGCIFAELLQGKPIFPGKDEPEQLNKIYELCGAPTEINWPGVSKIPYYNKFMPTRPMKRRLREVFRHFDHHALELLEKMLTLDPSQRITAKDALDAEYFWTDPLPCDPKSLPKYESSHEFQTKKKRQQQRQNEEMAKRQKMQHPQQHTRLPPIQQPGQHSQMRSGSNQQIHGSQPPVAAGPTHHYGKPRGPSGGPGRYPPNGNQGGGYNHPNRGGQGGGGYGTGPYPPQGRGAPYGSNSMPGGGPRGGGGGGGSGYGVGAPNYPQQGGPYGGSAAGRGSNMMGGNRNQQQYGWQQ, from the exons ATGGCTATTGCAGCTCCAGGGCAATTGAACGTGAATGAATCGCCCACTTGTGGATCTAGAAGTGTTGATTGCTTCGAGAAATTGGAGCAAATTGGCGAAGGCACATATGG TCAGGTTTACATGGCTAAAGAGATCAAAACTGGTGAAATTGTTGCTCTGAAGAAAATACGTATGGACAATGAGAGAGAGGGG tttcctaTAACTGCTATACGAGAAATCAAAATTCTTAAGAAACTACATCATGAAAATGTGATCAAGCTGAAAGAAATTGTGACTTCTCCAG gTCCTGAGAAAGATGAACAGGGGAGGCCAG ATGGTAACAAATATAAAGGTGGCATCTATATGGTCTTTGAATACATGGACCACGATTTAACAGGTCTTGCTGACCGACCTGGGATGAGATTTACAGTTCCCCAAATAAAG TGTTACATGAGACAACTTTTGACGGGGCTTCACTATTGTCATGTAAATCAAGTACTTCATCGTGATATCAAAG GCTCCAATCTTCTTATAGACAATGAGGGAAATCTTAAGCTTGCAGATTTTGGACTGGCACGATCATTTTCTAATGACCAAAATGCTAATCTTACAAATCGTGTCATTACATTATGGTACAG ACCACCTGAGTTGCTGCTCGGGACAACAAAGTATGGGCCTGCTGTTGATATGTGGTCAGTTGGGTGCATTTTTGCTGAGCTTCTTCAGGGGAAGCCTATCTTTCCTGGAAAAGATGAG CCAgaacaattaaataaaatatatgagcTGTGTGGAGCACCAACTGAAATCAACTGGCCTGGGGTTTCTAAGATAccttattataataaatttatgccAACAAGGCCAATGAAAAGACGTTTGAGGGAAGTTTTCCGGCA TTTTGATCATCATGCTCTGGAGTTGTTGGAGAAGATGTTGACACTTGATCCATCACAG AGAATTACTGCGAAAGATGCACTTGATGCTGAGTATTTCTGGACAGATCCATTACCATGTGACCCCAAGAG TTTACCCAAGTACGAGTCATCACATGAGTTTCAGACAAAGAAAAAGCGCCAACAACAACGGCAAAATGAAGAAATGGCTAAGCGTCAGAAAATGCAGCACCCACAGCAGCACACTCGTCTTCCCCCCATTCAGCAGCCTGGACAACATTCCCAAATGCGGTCAGGATCAAATCAACAAATTCATGGCTCTCAACCCCCAGTTGCTGCAGGACCTACTCATCATTATGGGAAGCCTCGAGGTCCATCTGGTGGACCAGGAAGATATCCTCCCAATGGGAACCAAGGTGGAGGATACAATCACCCAAATCGAGGAGGTCAAGGTGGTGGTGGTTATGGTACTGGACCTTATCCTCCTCAAGGGCGGGGGGCACCTTATGGGTCCAATAGCATGCCTGGTGGTGGTCCtcgtggtggtggtggtggtggtggcagCGGCTATGGAGTTGGAGCTCCGAATTATCCCCAACAAGGTGGTCCATATGGGGGTTCAGCAGCTGGTCGTGGCTCAAACATGATGGGTGGAAACCGCAATCAACAACAGTATGGTTGGCAGCAGTAA